The Candidatus Deferrimicrobiaceae bacterium genomic interval GGAGCGAGGGGCCTGTCCCCGGAAGGGTCGGCAGCCGAGGCGAAGCGGATGCGCCGTCAGACCGCGAAGGACGACCGAGCACGGCGCAGGCGTACTGGCGGTACGCCGAGCCGGGCGCAGGGAGTCCGACAAAGGGCTGGCGGGGCGTTCCCTCGCCGCAGGCGCCGGTCGCGAGGGCTGCCTTTTCTGCTGCGACAAGCGATCCCCGGGCTGCGTCGGGCGTGCTCGTCGCTCGCTTGTGCGGCGTACTTCCCGTACGCCTCCGCGCTCGCTCCTGCGCTTGCCCGCCGTAGCCAAAGGGTCTCCCTTGTCTCGCGACGAAACCCTTCCGGGGACCGGCCCCCTGCAGCGGCGCTCGAATGCCAAGATATTTGCGAGACGGTGCACTAGAGCTCCAGAAGCACGGGTATGATCATCGGTTTCCTGTCGAGGCGCTTGTTGAAGAACCGGCGCAATGCCTTCCGGATGTCGGTCCGGATCTCCGCCGAATCCTTCCTCGCCTCCAGGCCCGCCTCCTCCCACGTGGTGAGGACGGTCCGCCTCGCGTCCTCCATTATAGTATCGGATCCGCTTTCGGAAACCACCCCCCGCGTCATGATATCGGGCCCGTACAGGATCTCCCCGGTCGTCTGGGAGATGGCCAGCACGACGATGACCATGCCGTCGTTCGAGAGGTGGTACCGGTCCTTGAGCACCACCCCTTCCACCTCCCCCATCCCTTTCCCGTCCACGAACAGGCGACCCACGGGGGCCTTTCCCGCGCGGGTCATCACCCCTTCCGAAAACTCGAGAATGTCGCCGTTGGAGACGAACTCCGGGCGGGGGACCCCCATCTCCTTCGCGAGGGCCTTGTGCATGATGAGGTGCCTCGGCTCCCCGTGGACGGGGATGAAGTACTCCGGGCGGAGCAACCGGACCATGCTCCGGAGTTCCTCCCGGCTTGCGTGCCCGGACACGTGGATCTCCGAGATCTTTTCGTAACGTACGTCGGCCCCGGACAGGAAGAGGTGGTTGATCACATTGGCGATCGCCCGTTCGTTCCCCGGGATGAATTTCGAGGAGAGGACCACCGTGTCTCCCTCCTGGATCCGGATGTGCTTGTGCTCGCCCAGCGCCATGAGCGTAAGGGCGGAGCGGGGCTCTCCCTGGCTCCCCGTGGTCAGCACGGCGACCTCACGACCGGGCAGGGTCCCGGTATCCTCCACGGGGAGGAGGATGTTCGGATGGGGCAGTTTCATATACCCCAGTTCGAGCGCCGTCGCGACGTTCCCCACCATGCTCTTCCCGCAAAGCGCCACCCGGCGGCCCTGGCGATCGGCGGCGTTGATCGCCTCCTGGATCCGGTGAATGTTCGACGAGAACATCGCGACGATGACCCGCCCCGCCGCCCCGCCGAAGATCTCCGAAAGGGCCTCGCCGACAAACGCCTCCGGGAGGGATCGCCCTTCCCGCTCCACGTTCGTAGAGTCGGAGAACAGGGCCGTCACCATCTCGCGCGAGGCAACTTCCGCGAGGCGGTCCGTGGCGGTGGGGACGCCGTCCAGCGGCCGGGCGTCGAACTTGAAGTCCCCCGTGTGGACAAAGACGCCGTCCCGGCACCGCAGGATGTACCCGAACCCTCCCGGGATGCTGTGGCAGACGGGGAACGTCTCCACGTCGAGGTCCCCGATGCGGAACCGGCCGGACCGCTCGATCGCCTCGAGCCTCGCGACCCCGTCCAGGCCGTGCTCCGCGAGGCGGTTCCGCAACAACCCCAGCGTCAGCGGGGTGCCGTAGACGGGGACGTCGAACTCCTTCAGCAGGAAGGAGACCGCGCCGATGTGATCCTCGTGCCCGTGCGTGAGCAGGAGCGCCCGGAGCCGGGGGGAAACTTCCCGCAGACAGCGGAAATCGGGGATGACGAAGTCGATTCCCAGCATCGTGTCGTCGGGGAACATGAGCCCCGCGTCCACGAGAACGGCGGACTCGCCGTCGTCGAACAGCAGGGAATTGAGGCCGAATTCGCCGAGTCCCCCCAGGG includes:
- a CDS encoding ribonuclease J, producing MPLRVIPLGGLGEFGLNSLLFDDGESAVLVDAGLMFPDDTMLGIDFVIPDFRCLREVSPRLRALLLTHGHEDHIGAVSFLLKEFDVPVYGTPLTLGLLRNRLAEHGLDGVARLEAIERSGRFRIGDLDVETFPVCHSIPGGFGYILRCRDGVFVHTGDFKFDARPLDGVPTATDRLAEVASREMVTALFSDSTNVEREGRSLPEAFVGEALSEIFGGAAGRVIVAMFSSNIHRIQEAINAADRQGRRVALCGKSMVGNVATALELGYMKLPHPNILLPVEDTGTLPGREVAVLTTGSQGEPRSALTLMALGEHKHIRIQEGDTVVLSSKFIPGNERAIANVINHLFLSGADVRYEKISEIHVSGHASREELRSMVRLLRPEYFIPVHGEPRHLIMHKALAKEMGVPRPEFVSNGDILEFSEGVMTRAGKAPVGRLFVDGKGMGEVEGVVLKDRYHLSNDGMVIVVLAISQTTGEILYGPDIMTRGVVSESGSDTIMEDARRTVLTTWEEAGLEARKDSAEIRTDIRKALRRFFNKRLDRKPMIIPVLLEL